The Pontiella agarivorans genome includes a window with the following:
- a CDS encoding alpha-L-fucosidase: protein MKYPKWIIAVSVSACCTLSWAANRSQQLDSDGSADSYTTESRGEILPEVRVENGKEYLYWPGWNQSKNRKLQVRRERTTHPDAQWWPHAGLGIFMHWGIVSEFEPTGEAWAGRWTPDREKQGEFHPQQEIWDAAKTFNPVNYDPEKWMAGAKRAGFKYAVLTTKHHDGYALWDSDWALMGVRQYLDGRDLVEPFVKACRNNGLKVGFYYSGMDWYFDRDYMNFSFDPNRKMNFKGEWVKTLPKRPSKRWAAYQEYNAHQVKELIHKFDPDIWWGDGGHGMSVEEIRKLRPGIVCNNRDPGSGDHATAEGFGMSDPKFIKPIIENGWWWEVNSIIQKGSWHYDARMGEEIYPSDEVLRKFAEARCMGGNLLANIGPRPDGTYQDQVWRLFDDMELWMKTNEESVFGINGGGPWPEKCNVPITCRDRIWYFHARDHEATEKNPVILKDCAAKPKSMTLLNTGDRIPFSYKNGTLSFFIPEKRKARNITDVVKVEFGSDFDPEPFLFKHW, encoded by the coding sequence ATGAAATACCCGAAGTGGATTATTGCGGTCAGCGTGAGTGCTTGCTGTACGTTATCATGGGCCGCAAATCGATCGCAACAGCTCGACAGTGACGGCAGCGCAGATTCATATACAACTGAAAGCCGGGGGGAGATTCTTCCGGAGGTGCGGGTTGAGAATGGAAAGGAATACCTTTACTGGCCGGGTTGGAATCAATCGAAAAACCGTAAACTGCAGGTTCGCCGCGAGCGCACAACCCATCCGGACGCGCAATGGTGGCCGCATGCCGGGCTGGGGATTTTTATGCACTGGGGCATTGTCAGCGAGTTTGAACCGACCGGTGAAGCGTGGGCAGGACGCTGGACGCCGGACCGCGAAAAGCAGGGAGAGTTTCATCCGCAACAGGAAATCTGGGATGCAGCGAAAACCTTTAATCCGGTAAATTACGATCCGGAGAAATGGATGGCCGGAGCAAAACGGGCGGGATTTAAATATGCTGTACTGACAACCAAGCATCATGACGGCTATGCCCTGTGGGATTCCGACTGGGCGCTGATGGGGGTGCGGCAGTATCTGGACGGCAGAGACCTTGTGGAGCCGTTTGTGAAAGCCTGCCGAAACAACGGGCTGAAAGTGGGATTCTATTATTCCGGTATGGATTGGTATTTTGATCGCGATTACATGAATTTCAGTTTTGATCCGAATCGGAAAATGAACTTCAAAGGCGAGTGGGTGAAAACGCTGCCGAAACGTCCTTCGAAACGGTGGGCGGCGTATCAGGAATATAACGCACATCAGGTCAAGGAGCTGATTCATAAATTTGATCCGGATATCTGGTGGGGTGATGGCGGCCACGGAATGTCCGTTGAAGAGATTCGTAAACTGCGCCCCGGCATTGTCTGTAACAACCGGGATCCAGGCAGTGGTGACCATGCCACCGCGGAAGGATTCGGCATGTCGGATCCCAAATTTATTAAGCCGATCATTGAAAACGGCTGGTGGTGGGAAGTGAATTCCATCATACAAAAGGGATCCTGGCACTATGATGCCCGCATGGGGGAAGAGATTTATCCCTCGGACGAAGTCCTGAGAAAGTTTGCCGAAGCCCGCTGTATGGGCGGCAACCTCTTAGCCAACATCGGACCGCGTCCGGACGGCACATATCAGGATCAGGTTTGGCGTTTGTTTGATGATATGGAGCTGTGGATGAAGACTAATGAGGAATCGGTCTTTGGAATAAACGGCGGCGGTCCCTGGCCGGAAAAATGTAATGTACCGATTACCTGCAGAGACCGTATTTGGTATTTCCACGCCCGTGATCATGAAGCCACGGAGAAAAATCCGGTTATCCTGAAAGACTGTGCCGCTAAACCGAAATCCATGACCTTGCTGAACACCGGAGACCGCATTCCGTTCAGTTATAAAAACGGAACACTCAGCTTTTTCATTCCGGAAAAACGTAAAGCCCGAAATATTACAGACGTAGTCAAAGTTGAATTCGGCAGCGACTTTGACCCTGAACCATTCTTGTTCAAACATTGGTAA
- a CDS encoding alpha-L-fucosidase, producing the protein MMKKHSTHTAAVFVAGLLIAIPMMASSRTYTADWESLKQHRPSPAWFQDAKLGVYFFWGPYIVPECGGDWYSRWMYTPGINGRGQWVYDFHQKNYGSDFHYHDFFPLWTAEKFDAAEWIDIFEDMGSKYIGAIAEFHGGFSMWDSEVNPWNAADMGPKTDLIKALCEEARKRDLKFMATFHSGFNMMYYPRPENGFPRVESKYNFPENPEFTYPKGGDYDKLYGNMSMEDASKYWLAKVNEVVDQYCPDYIWMDFGQRFIGEEQRKAFLAHYFNKADELGKEVVINNKGKFFPDELAIVNVERATLPDITEYSWVTDFKLGPTWGFNKNKRTTADPQKFIRVLAEVVSKNGNMIICVAPMANGQIPEEQVAAMQKIGAWMKRYGEAIYATRPFVAYGEGVTEIKPDYKYEWNTHNLIRENLWDLNAGDVRFTRKDNIVYAIQLGWPGGGQRLLLKTFAKEASALEIESVSVMGTEEKIRWKRTPEGLEVFSPREKPPEADAAFVYKMILNPSSL; encoded by the coding sequence ATGATGAAAAAACACTCGACACATACCGCCGCCGTTTTTGTTGCCGGTCTTCTGATCGCCATCCCGATGATGGCTTCAAGCCGCACATATACGGCAGACTGGGAGTCATTGAAGCAGCACCGGCCGTCACCGGCATGGTTTCAGGATGCGAAATTAGGTGTTTATTTTTTCTGGGGACCGTACATTGTTCCGGAGTGTGGCGGGGACTGGTATTCCCGCTGGATGTATACGCCGGGAATAAATGGCCGAGGACAGTGGGTCTATGATTTCCATCAGAAAAACTACGGTTCCGATTTCCATTATCATGATTTTTTTCCTCTGTGGACGGCGGAAAAATTTGATGCGGCGGAATGGATCGATATTTTCGAGGATATGGGGTCCAAATATATTGGCGCGATTGCCGAATTTCATGGCGGTTTCTCGATGTGGGACAGCGAGGTGAATCCTTGGAATGCCGCCGATATGGGGCCGAAAACCGACCTGATTAAGGCGCTCTGTGAGGAAGCCCGAAAGCGGGATTTGAAGTTTATGGCCACGTTTCACAGCGGTTTTAATATGATGTATTATCCCCGTCCGGAAAACGGATTTCCTCGGGTTGAGAGTAAATATAACTTTCCGGAGAATCCTGAGTTTACTTATCCAAAGGGCGGCGACTACGACAAGCTGTATGGCAATATGTCGATGGAAGATGCCAGTAAATACTGGTTAGCCAAAGTGAATGAAGTGGTTGATCAATATTGCCCGGATTATATCTGGATGGATTTTGGTCAACGGTTTATCGGGGAAGAGCAGCGTAAAGCGTTTCTGGCTCATTATTTTAATAAAGCGGATGAACTGGGCAAAGAAGTCGTTATTAATAACAAGGGTAAATTTTTCCCGGATGAACTCGCCATCGTCAATGTGGAACGGGCGACGCTGCCGGACATTACCGAATATTCGTGGGTAACGGATTTTAAACTGGGGCCAACCTGGGGCTTTAATAAAAATAAACGCACAACGGCTGATCCTCAAAAATTTATCCGTGTGCTGGCGGAGGTCGTCAGTAAAAATGGAAATATGATTATCTGCGTGGCTCCAATGGCCAATGGTCAGATTCCGGAAGAGCAGGTGGCGGCCATGCAAAAGATCGGTGCCTGGATGAAACGCTATGGTGAAGCCATTTATGCAACCCGTCCCTTTGTGGCCTACGGTGAAGGGGTAACAGAAATCAAGCCGGACTATAAGTATGAGTGGAATACTCACAACCTGATCCGGGAAAATCTATGGGACCTCAATGCCGGTGATGTCCGGTTTACCCGAAAAGACAACATTGTTTATGCCATACAACTGGGATGGCCTGGGGGTGGCCAGCGTTTATTGCTTAAGACCTTCGCAAAGGAAGCTTCTGCACTGGAAATCGAATCTGTTTCCGTTATGGGAACCGAAGAAAAAATCCGCTGGAAAAGAACGCCGGAGGGCCTCGAGGTATTTTCTCCCCGAGAAAAACCGCCCGAGGCGGATGCGGCCTTCGTTTATAAGATGATCCTGAATCCCTCCTCGTTGTAG
- a CDS encoding alpha-L-fucosidase yields the protein MKYMLMSFIGVMFAGISASGVEEAYTPDWESLKRHQAAPEWFQDAKLGVYFHWGLYSIPASGGEWYPRWMYTPGINGRGQWVYDFHQKKYGPDFQYHDFIPMWKAEAFDAAEWVELFEEMGAKYVGALAEHHDGFSLWDSTVNPWNAADMGPRVDIVGELQAAAKKRDLKFMATFHHGFHMMYYPKPEGSYPRPKSNYNMEENPEFTYPKGGDFDKLYGNMSMDDASAYWLAKLKEVVDQYCPDYMWFDFGQKFISEEQRQEFLAYYFNKAEQAGQKVMVNTKGTFFPDELAIINVERATLPDITDFTWVSDFKLGPNWSFNASKRTAVDPNQLLRILAELVSKNGTMILNVSPMAYGTLPEEQVESMKKIGAWLKRYGESIYETRPFVVYGEGVTEIKRDMDFEWNTRNMIRTGLWDLNAGDIRYTRKGNTVYAIQLGWPGAGEPLMMKAFANEARQLMVKTVSVLGSDEQIQWKRTVEGLLVHTPKQQPAEADAALVYKLELDGVIHE from the coding sequence ATGAAATATATGCTGATGAGTTTTATCGGGGTGATGTTTGCGGGCATAAGTGCCTCGGGTGTGGAGGAGGCATATACGCCCGATTGGGAATCATTAAAGCGGCATCAGGCCGCGCCAGAATGGTTTCAGGATGCGAAGCTGGGGGTTTATTTTCATTGGGGGCTGTATTCCATTCCGGCCAGCGGGGGCGAGTGGTATCCACGCTGGATGTATACGCCGGGGATCAATGGGCGCGGTCAATGGGTCTATGATTTTCATCAGAAAAAGTATGGTCCGGATTTCCAATATCACGATTTTATTCCGATGTGGAAGGCAGAGGCTTTTGATGCGGCCGAATGGGTGGAGCTGTTCGAGGAAATGGGTGCAAAATATGTGGGGGCCTTAGCTGAACATCATGATGGTTTTTCGTTGTGGGACTCTACGGTAAATCCGTGGAATGCGGCCGATATGGGACCACGGGTGGATATTGTTGGGGAGCTTCAGGCAGCCGCTAAGAAGCGCGACCTTAAATTTATGGCGACGTTTCATCATGGATTTCACATGATGTATTATCCGAAGCCAGAGGGTTCTTACCCGCGCCCTAAAAGTAATTACAACATGGAGGAGAATCCCGAGTTCACCTATCCGAAAGGCGGCGACTTCGACAAGCTGTACGGCAACATGTCGATGGACGATGCTTCTGCCTACTGGTTGGCAAAACTGAAGGAAGTGGTGGATCAGTATTGCCCAGATTATATGTGGTTTGATTTTGGCCAGAAGTTTATTTCGGAGGAGCAACGTCAGGAATTTTTAGCCTACTATTTCAATAAAGCCGAGCAGGCCGGCCAAAAGGTAATGGTGAATACCAAAGGGACCTTTTTTCCTGATGAACTGGCTATCATAAATGTTGAACGAGCAACCTTGCCGGATATTACCGATTTTACGTGGGTATCTGATTTTAAGCTGGGTCCGAACTGGAGCTTTAATGCTTCCAAACGTACGGCGGTTGATCCTAATCAGTTGCTTCGAATTCTTGCGGAGCTGGTGAGTAAAAACGGCACTATGATTTTGAATGTGAGCCCGATGGCTTACGGTACACTGCCTGAAGAACAGGTTGAATCGATGAAGAAAATCGGGGCCTGGTTGAAGCGCTACGGTGAGTCAATTTATGAAACACGCCCGTTTGTGGTTTATGGCGAAGGGGTAACCGAGATCAAGCGGGATATGGATTTTGAGTGGAATACCCGCAACATGATCCGCACCGGACTGTGGGATTTGAATGCAGGCGATATCCGTTACACCCGTAAAGGAAATACCGTGTATGCCATACAACTGGGGTGGCCGGGAGCGGGTGAACCATTGATGATGAAGGCCTTTGCCAATGAGGCCAGGCAGCTGATGGTCAAAACGGTGTCGGTGTTGGGTAGCGATGAACAGATTCAATGGAAACGAACGGTCGAAGGGCTCTTGGTTCACACACCGAAACAACAGCCCGCGGAAGCTGATGCGGCGTTGGTATACAAACTGGAATTAGATGGAGTTATTCATGAGTAA
- a CDS encoding Gfo/Idh/MocA family oxidoreductase — translation MSKPNRRTMLKAGAVGAAFIPARFSIGKPGPSANSKLNIAMIGSCNIAGMAYAGCKGENIVALADVDSKMLDWAVSSAEDRKNARCFTDFREMLDKMDKEIDAVCISTPDHTHFVATIDAMRRGKHVCTQKPLTHNIWEARMLQKAKAQYGVVTNMAVQGHTFDGIRSMREWYEADVFGQINEVHSWIHGPLWEEYDGKTNKYWHKPSSLPPKQDPIPANLNWDLWLGPLAGDTPYNHLFHPKSWRGYNKFGNGIFGDWMPHIADAAVSILDLTSPTVVELEDSEGGNEWLVPDGNRVRWEFSQRGEKDPCTFYWYNGGEKFRVPTPKEWDWSGWLPWAGTIYNGEKNNAYTDERSNHPRLTNKEAMKAFKAAGYPDEKYERVEGGPFAEWVRAIKGDGPEPGANFDFSAPFTEMMLLGVLASRFGGKIEWDSKSMRITNRPELNQFLKEPIREGWDYSEYLEG, via the coding sequence ATGAGTAAACCGAATCGAAGGACCATGTTAAAAGCCGGTGCTGTTGGGGCGGCTTTCATTCCTGCGCGTTTTTCCATCGGGAAGCCGGGGCCGTCGGCGAATAGTAAATTAAACATTGCGATGATCGGCTCCTGCAATATTGCCGGAATGGCCTATGCAGGTTGCAAAGGGGAAAATATTGTTGCGTTAGCGGATGTGGATTCGAAAATGCTGGATTGGGCGGTGTCCAGTGCTGAGGATCGCAAGAACGCCCGTTGCTTTACCGATTTTCGCGAGATGCTGGATAAGATGGATAAGGAGATTGATGCCGTTTGTATCAGTACGCCGGACCATACCCATTTTGTGGCCACGATTGATGCCATGCGCAGAGGGAAACATGTCTGCACGCAAAAGCCGTTAACGCATAATATCTGGGAAGCTCGCATGCTCCAAAAGGCGAAGGCTCAATATGGCGTGGTCACCAATATGGCCGTGCAGGGCCATACCTTTGATGGTATTCGCTCAATGCGTGAGTGGTATGAGGCCGATGTCTTCGGTCAGATTAATGAGGTGCACTCCTGGATTCATGGACCTTTGTGGGAAGAGTACGACGGAAAAACGAATAAGTATTGGCACAAACCGAGTTCTCTTCCGCCGAAGCAGGATCCGATTCCGGCAAACCTGAATTGGGATCTTTGGCTGGGCCCGCTGGCCGGAGATACGCCGTATAATCATCTGTTCCATCCAAAAAGCTGGAGAGGATATAATAAATTTGGAAATGGTATTTTTGGCGATTGGATGCCGCACATTGCTGATGCCGCGGTATCGATCCTGGATTTAACGTCACCAACAGTGGTTGAGTTGGAAGATTCGGAAGGCGGTAATGAATGGCTGGTGCCGGATGGGAATCGGGTGCGGTGGGAATTTAGTCAGCGCGGTGAAAAAGATCCGTGCACGTTTTATTGGTATAACGGTGGCGAAAAATTCCGGGTACCGACTCCGAAGGAATGGGATTGGAGCGGTTGGTTGCCGTGGGCGGGAACCATTTATAACGGTGAAAAAAACAACGCCTATACCGATGAGCGTTCGAATCATCCACGCCTGACGAATAAGGAGGCCATGAAAGCCTTCAAGGCTGCGGGTTATCCCGACGAAAAATATGAACGCGTTGAAGGCGGCCCCTTTGCCGAATGGGTACGTGCTATTAAAGGGGATGGACCGGAACCGGGGGCAAACTTTGATTTTTCAGCCCCTTTTACAGAAATGATGCTGTTGGGAGTTTTGGCTTCCCGCTTTGGCGGAAAGATTGAGTGGGACTCAAAAAGTATGCGAATCACCAATCGTCCTGAATTAAATCAATTCCTGAAAGAGCCGATTCGTGAAGGCTGGGACTACAGCGAATATCTGGAGGGTTAA
- a CDS encoding 3-keto-disaccharide hydrolase, with protein MKVTKVVFRTLVSLTLLSSAFADDAKRHTFQDASELIQGDVFSSFEPLTLWRLVEGVEAVEKKSEFKVTEGPEGRLLINGEVKQKKAPYLVTKQHYKDVAVYLEFMIPHDSNAGVYLMGNYEIQIIDSLWRGDKLTYDMLGGIYQRFLNAYEGGPKGYEGTPPLVNAAKPSGQWQTLEIVFRAPRFDAEGKKTENARFVSVHVNGVLVQDNQDVTGPTRAHTPRVEVPTGPVWIQGDHGPIAIRSLKIEALELE; from the coding sequence ATGAAGGTAACCAAGGTGGTTTTTAGAACGTTAGTGAGCCTTACGCTGTTGTCTTCCGCTTTCGCGGATGATGCGAAGCGGCATACGTTTCAGGATGCATCTGAGCTGATTCAAGGCGATGTATTCTCGTCTTTTGAACCGCTTACCCTATGGCGTTTAGTGGAAGGGGTAGAGGCGGTCGAGAAGAAGTCTGAATTTAAGGTGACAGAGGGGCCGGAAGGTCGATTGCTTATCAACGGCGAGGTAAAGCAGAAGAAAGCTCCATATTTGGTCACGAAGCAGCACTATAAAGATGTCGCCGTCTATCTGGAATTTATGATTCCGCACGATTCCAATGCCGGGGTTTATCTGATGGGGAATTATGAAATTCAGATTATCGATAGTCTATGGCGTGGGGATAAGCTGACCTACGACATGCTGGGCGGTATCTACCAACGCTTCCTGAATGCCTATGAAGGAGGCCCCAAAGGATATGAGGGAACACCTCCGCTGGTGAATGCTGCAAAACCTTCCGGACAATGGCAGACGTTGGAAATCGTCTTCCGGGCACCGCGCTTTGATGCCGAGGGCAAGAAGACCGAGAATGCCCGTTTCGTGAGTGTGCATGTGAATGGGGTGCTGGTTCAGGACAATCAGGACGTCACCGGACCAACCCGCGCGCATACTCCACGAGTGGAAGTGCCAACCGGCCCCGTATGGATCCAGGGAGACCATGGCCCGATTGCGATTCGGAGCCTTAAGATCGAGGCGTTGGAATTGGAGTAG
- a CDS encoding GH116 family glycosyl-hydrolase — protein MPIGGLCSGQLYLGGDGKLWFWDIFNLNYRKFQIKGVDAYEFPYKRSHPEEANARMIEQGFSIKVQFNGKSVEKTLDCDGIKDIRFLGQYPLGEVWYQDPELPVDVKLEAYSPFIPLELKRSLYPATVLTFKVKNSSDQEVEAELSGWLENAVLTGSRELTGFSASLQNDVSVIAGVGKRVHCSAEPRIAASQPVRRKDIAVVKGEDYHKKSTYWTVTEIDAATVATLLTELGDAKTVTKHATPEFKIERPLISCTVRGGNHDEGTIVRILVDGKVIASEVGTGTLSYQLMEFDVSAYEGRQATIEVINLRLFGWGGMYISDIKQRDNVYTPGMVRKMPDYGTMSLTLMDSDVIPEAATSFKLDLPSEESLVSTLSKSMKLAPQEEKTVTFILTWHFPKTLVQRGKPYGVPRYYSKVFEDASAVSDALIADFDELDRLTKLWVDNWYNSTLPYWFLDRTFLNMSTLATSTANYFADGIFMGWEGAYHSPGTTTHVWGYIQAIAMLFPELEISLREKVDFKLISEDGGMMEDGMIRFRWWHKGPAVDGQAGIILRSYMIHRSAKDDSFLRRNYAGIKKAMQGLTEFGDADHDGILTGAQHNTLDAAWYGKITWLSLHYTTALRAAAEMADEMGDHDYASFCRTIADKGRCYIEDHLFNGEYFFQEADPDHPDSPGTYNGLEYSQLLGQSWAYQVGLGEVVDPDKARTALESMWRYNFTTDVGPYRKKFEDGRWFAMPGEGGLIACTWPYGGSDVLKKGASTYAAYNNECQNGYEYAATSLMMWHGMPYHALAHMWYMHNDRYHGAVRNPWCEVEWGMHYSRSMASYGHFTAVSGFEYHGPKGHIGFAPQITPEKFKSAFTSAEAWGSFEQRRQGNTQIEKITVVHGTLQLKTLAFELPEHGKTKGATITLDGEPLEGAMTQNEQQVLIKLNQPIRMKTGQSLKIELR, from the coding sequence ATGCCGATCGGAGGACTCTGTAGTGGACAACTCTATCTAGGGGGTGACGGTAAGTTGTGGTTTTGGGATATCTTTAACCTTAACTATAGGAAGTTTCAGATTAAGGGCGTTGATGCCTACGAATTTCCTTATAAGCGCAGTCATCCGGAAGAAGCCAATGCCCGCATGATTGAACAAGGATTTTCTATTAAGGTTCAGTTCAATGGTAAAAGCGTAGAGAAGACGCTGGATTGTGATGGAATCAAGGATATCAGGTTTTTGGGACAGTACCCGCTGGGTGAAGTGTGGTATCAGGATCCGGAACTGCCGGTTGATGTTAAACTGGAAGCCTATTCACCGTTTATTCCATTAGAACTCAAACGGTCGTTGTATCCGGCGACCGTATTGACCTTTAAGGTGAAAAACAGTTCTGATCAAGAGGTTGAGGCGGAACTTTCGGGCTGGCTGGAGAATGCCGTGCTGACCGGCTCCCGTGAACTGACCGGATTTAGTGCATCGCTACAGAATGATGTGAGTGTGATTGCTGGAGTGGGGAAACGCGTTCACTGCTCTGCAGAGCCGCGTATTGCTGCCAGCCAACCTGTCCGCCGCAAAGATATAGCAGTGGTTAAGGGCGAAGATTATCATAAGAAAAGTACCTATTGGACGGTAACTGAAATCGACGCTGCCACGGTTGCCACGTTGCTGACCGAGCTTGGGGATGCCAAAACGGTAACCAAACATGCCACGCCGGAGTTTAAGATTGAACGCCCTTTAATCAGTTGCACTGTGCGCGGCGGTAATCATGATGAGGGGACGATCGTTCGTATTCTGGTGGATGGTAAAGTGATTGCCTCTGAGGTGGGAACCGGCACGTTGTCTTATCAATTGATGGAATTTGATGTCAGTGCATATGAAGGTCGGCAGGCAACGATTGAAGTCATTAATCTACGGCTTTTCGGCTGGGGCGGGATGTATATCAGCGACATTAAACAACGCGATAATGTCTATACACCGGGAATGGTTCGTAAAATGCCGGACTACGGAACGATGTCTTTAACGCTGATGGACTCTGATGTGATTCCAGAAGCGGCAACCTCCTTCAAGCTTGACCTGCCCTCTGAAGAGTCGTTGGTCAGCACGCTGAGTAAGAGCATGAAGCTTGCACCGCAGGAAGAAAAGACGGTTACGTTTATTTTAACTTGGCACTTTCCGAAGACCTTGGTTCAACGGGGTAAGCCCTACGGTGTTCCCCGTTACTACAGTAAAGTATTCGAAGATGCTTCCGCAGTATCGGATGCTTTGATTGCCGATTTCGATGAGCTCGATCGTCTAACGAAATTGTGGGTTGATAACTGGTATAATTCAACGCTCCCGTACTGGTTTCTGGACCGTACTTTCCTGAATATGTCCACGCTGGCGACCAGCACGGCAAACTATTTTGCAGATGGAATCTTTATGGGCTGGGAAGGTGCATATCATTCGCCGGGCACCACGACGCATGTGTGGGGATATATTCAGGCAATTGCCATGCTGTTTCCTGAGTTAGAAATCAGTCTACGGGAAAAGGTAGATTTTAAACTCATTTCCGAGGATGGCGGTATGATGGAAGACGGAATGATCCGTTTTCGCTGGTGGCACAAAGGGCCTGCGGTTGACGGACAGGCCGGTATCATTCTACGCAGTTATATGATCCATCGAAGTGCCAAGGATGATTCTTTTTTACGGCGCAATTATGCGGGAATTAAAAAGGCGATGCAGGGCCTGACTGAATTTGGTGATGCGGATCATGATGGTATTCTGACCGGTGCGCAGCACAACACGCTTGATGCGGCTTGGTACGGGAAAATTACCTGGCTGAGTCTTCATTATACTACAGCCCTGCGAGCTGCGGCGGAGATGGCTGACGAAATGGGCGATCATGACTATGCCTCGTTCTGCAGAACAATCGCGGATAAAGGGCGATGCTACATTGAGGATCACCTGTTTAATGGAGAATATTTTTTCCAGGAGGCCGATCCCGATCATCCAGATTCTCCGGGGACGTACAATGGTTTGGAATATAGTCAGCTCCTGGGACAGAGTTGGGCCTATCAAGTTGGTTTAGGTGAAGTGGTTGATCCGGATAAGGCCCGCACCGCTTTGGAATCAATGTGGCGGTATAATTTTACTACGGATGTTGGACCTTACCGCAAAAAATTCGAAGACGGACGGTGGTTTGCGATGCCTGGAGAAGGTGGGCTCATTGCCTGTACCTGGCCGTACGGAGGTTCCGATGTACTGAAAAAAGGAGCATCCACGTATGCGGCCTATAATAATGAATGTCAGAATGGATATGAATATGCAGCCACCTCGCTGATGATGTGGCATGGCATGCCGTACCATGCACTGGCGCACATGTGGTATATGCATAATGATCGATATCATGGAGCCGTGCGCAATCCATGGTGCGAGGTGGAGTGGGGCATGCACTATTCTCGTTCTATGGCTAGCTATGGTCACTTCACCGCAGTAAGCGGATTTGAATATCATGGACCAAAGGGGCATATCGGGTTTGCTCCCCAGATTACACCGGAAAAGTTTAAGTCTGCCTTTACGTCGGCTGAAGCCTGGGGGTCGTTTGAGCAGCGGCGTCAAGGAAACACACAGATCGAGAAAATCACCGTGGTTCACGGAACGCTCCAGTTAAAAACATTGGCCTTTGAGCTACCTGAGCATGGGAAAACGAAAGGCGCAACCATCACGCTGGATGGTGAACCTCTGGAAGGGGCAATGACGCAGAATGAGCAGCAGGTACTCATTAAACTGAATCAGCCGATTCGCATGAAGACCGGTCAATCTTTGAAAATTGAATTGAGGTAA